The Comamonas testosteroni genome contains the following window.
TACCACCCAGGGCCAGATTGGTGTTCACGGAATCGTGCTTGCCCAGGGAGCCTTGCTCGAAGCCGCGCACCGAGCCCAGACCGCCCGAGTAGAAGTTCTTGAAGATGGGATAGGGATTGCCGCCAAGACCCTTGCCCCAGCCCAGTTCACCGTTCAGGGCGATGGTGTACTTCTTGTTCAACGGGATATATTGCTGAATCTGGTAATTGGCCTTCGCATAGCGCATGTCGCTCATGAACGACGCTTCCAGATTCACACGCTGATAGCGGCCGGCATTCGGAGCCAGCGCGCTGTCGCGATTATCGCGAGACCATCCCAGCGTCAGAGGGATACCGGTCTTGGAGCAGCCGATATTCGCACCGACGGCGCCACCGCAATATTCGTTGTAGACCTCGGGCATATAGGTGCCCGGCTTGATCTCATTGCCTTCGACACCGGCACCGAAGAAGACGGTGTCCACTTCGCTGAAGGGCACGCCGAAGCGCACGCTGGCACCCTTGGTGATGATCTTGTAGGCGCCATCGTCATAGTAGGGACGGATGGTGCGGTAGTACAGGTCATAGGTGCGCGAGATACCGGTATCCGTGAAGTACGGATTGGTTGTCGACACCACCATGGTGCGGTTGTATTTGCTGGTGTTGATGTCCAGGCCCAGATAGTTGCCCGAGCCAAAAACGTTTTCCTGCTTGATACCGAAGGACAGCGAGACCTTTTCGGCGCTGGAAAAACCTGCACCCAGCTGAATCGAGCCCGTGGGCTTTTCAACCACATTGATCATCAGGTCGACCTGATCGGGAGAGCCTGGCACTTCCTGGGTTTCGATTTCAACCTGGGTGAAGAAGCCCAGACGGTCGACACGGTCGCGCGACAGCTTGATCTTCTGGCCGTCATACCAGGAGGCCTCGAACTGGCGGAACTCGCGGCGAATCACTTCGTCGCGGGTCTTGTTGTTGCCGCTGACGCTGATGCGACGGATATAGGCGCGACGCGAAGGCTGCGCTTGCAACACGATGGCCACGCGATTGTTGGCGCGATCGATCTCGGGCACAGCTTCGACCTTGGCGAAAGCAAAACCGAAATTGCTGTAATAGTCGGTAAAAGCCTTGATGGTCTCGGAAACCTGGTCGGCGTTATAGGGTTCGCCGGGCTTGATCTTGACCAGCGACTTGAACTCGTCGTCGCGATCCAGGTAGTTGCCTTCGAGCTTCACGCCGGAGACCACATACTGGTCGCCTTCGTGAATGTTCACGGTCAGGCCGATATTTTGCTTGTCCGGAGAAATGGCAA
Protein-coding sequences here:
- the bamA gene encoding outer membrane protein assembly factor BamA; the protein is MKKHFNRLGVRSATAMAAMVLAAQAAWALEPFKVQDIRVEGLQRVEPGTVFASMPLRVGDDYNDEKGAAAIRSLFALGLFKDVRLEANGNVLVVVVEERPTIAEVNFAGTKEFDKDTLLKAMRDVGLADGRPFDKALADRAEQELKRQYINRSLYGAEVVTTVTPIERNRVNLTFTVSEGEPAKINEIHIVGNKAFKESTLKDLFDQDTGNWMSWYTKSDRYARNKLNADLESLRSYYLQRGYLEFRVESTQVAISPDKQNIGLTVNIHEGDQYVVSGVKLEGNYLDRDDEFKSLVKIKPGEPYNADQVSETIKAFTDYYSNFGFAFAKVEAVPEIDRANNRVAIVLQAQPSRRAYIRRISVSGNNKTRDEVIRREFRQFEASWYDGQKIKLSRDRVDRLGFFTQVEIETQEVPGSPDQVDLMINVVEKPTGSIQLGAGFSSAEKVSLSFGIKQENVFGSGNYLGLDINTSKYNRTMVVSTTNPYFTDTGISRTYDLYYRTIRPYYDDGAYKIITKGASVRFGVPFSEVDTVFFGAGVEGNEIKPGTYMPEVYNEYCGGAVGANIGCSKTGIPLTLGWSRDNRDSALAPNAGRYQRVNLEASFMSDMRYAKANYQIQQYIPLNKKYTIALNGELGWGKGLGGNPYPIFKNFYSGGLGSVRGFEQGSLGKHDSVNTNLALGGTRKLTLNGEFMVPFPGAGNDRTLRLFGFVDVGNVWAEGESMDLGTLRASTGIGISWISPLGPLRLAYAQPIRKETGDRIQKLQFQIGTSF